In the Methanococcoides sp. LMO-2 genome, one interval contains:
- a CDS encoding DUF4430 domain-containing protein, whose amino-acid sequence MGKYGMIKRFWIIGMIALLSAVFLMPSMAGAEATVIWDEEIELPSGYVNFTPTDNQSANYSTYNFTDLGALLFVNETEGINYDITGSPGTYWINALNGTSNEIWGTENSSTWYIYINDVAASKGIGGNSVSNGDKITFWYAPTNTTTFEHDITKATYVMNITLKSAVVEWAGEIELPSGYVNFTPTDNQSANYSTYNFTDLGALLFINETEGISYNISDRWYSSSGFWIDGINGIDNEPWDAGKSKGWGIFINGVKAPNGIGQNSVSNGDKITFWYCPNDANTFEPLLGEATRVLNITLKAPIVEWDGEIELPSGYTNFTPTDNQSANYSTYNFTDLGALLFVNETEGISYNISDRWYSSSGFWIDGINGIDNEPWDAGKSKGWAIFINGVKAPNGIGQNSVSNGDKITFWYCPNDANTFEPLLGEATRVLNITVAIETISNSKSSSGGIGHATIVTLADKEEPATPEETPVVDDTPAVEEETKAEPQPAEPVTESNVETEDQNSTPGFEAAFAVSGLLLSAVFIMRRRM is encoded by the coding sequence TTGGGAAAATATGGTATGATAAAGAGATTTTGGATAATAGGAATGATCGCACTTTTGAGTGCAGTATTTTTGATGCCATCGATGGCTGGAGCGGAGGCTACAGTCATCTGGGATGAGGAAATTGAGCTACCATCAGGATATGTGAACTTCACACCTACTGATAACCAATCTGCAAATTATTCAACATATAACTTTACAGATCTAGGTGCACTCTTATTTGTAAATGAAACGGAAGGAATCAACTACGACATAACAGGTTCACCGGGTACTTACTGGATTAATGCACTCAATGGAACAAGCAACGAAATATGGGGAACAGAAAACTCCAGTACATGGTATATTTATATCAATGATGTAGCAGCATCCAAGGGAATAGGTGGGAACTCAGTAAGTAACGGGGATAAAATTACATTCTGGTACGCTCCAACAAACACTACTACATTTGAGCATGATATTACAAAAGCCACCTATGTCATGAACATAACATTGAAATCAGCAGTCGTGGAATGGGCAGGAGAGATAGAGCTACCATCGGGATATGTGAACTTCACACCTACTGACAACCAGTCTGCAAATTATTCAACATATAACTTCACAGATCTAGGTGCACTCTTATTTATAAACGAAACGGAAGGCATCAGCTACAATATATCAGATAGATGGTATTCATCATCTGGTTTCTGGATTGATGGTATCAATGGAATCGATAATGAACCATGGGATGCAGGTAAATCCAAAGGATGGGGCATATTTATCAACGGTGTGAAAGCTCCAAACGGAATAGGTCAAAACTCAGTGAGTAATGGGGACAAAATAACATTCTGGTACTGTCCAAATGATGCAAACACATTTGAACCGCTTCTTGGAGAAGCAACCAGAGTTCTGAATATAACCTTGAAGGCACCAATAGTTGAATGGGATGGTGAAATTGAACTGCCATCAGGATACACAAACTTCACACCTACTGACAACCAGTCTGCAAATTATTCAACATATAACTTCACAGATCTAGGTGCACTCTTATTTGTAAACGAAACGGAAGGCATCAGCTACAATATATCAGATAGATGGTATTCATCATCTGGTTTCTGGATTGATGGTATCAATGGAATCGATAATGAACCATGGGATGCAGGTAAATCCAAAGGATGGGCCATATTTATCAACGGTGTGAAAGCTCCAAACGGAATAGGTCAGAACTCAGTGAGTAATGGGGACAAAATAACATTCTGGTACTGTCCAAATGATGCAAACACATTTGAACCGCTTCTTGGAGAAGCAACCAGAGTTCTGAATATAACTGTAGCAATTGAAACCATCAGTAATAGTAAAAGTAGCAGTGGCGGAATAGGTCATGCTACTATTGTGACCCTTGCCGATAAAGAAGAACCGGCCACTCCTGAAGAAACACCAGTTGTAGATGACACTCCGGCTGTTGAAGAAGAAACCAAAGCTGAGCCACAGCCAGCAGAGCCGGTCACTGAATCAAATGTTGAGACCGAAGATCAAAATTCCACCCCGGGATTTGAAGCAGCATTTGCAGTATCTGGACTATTGCTATCCGCAGTTTTCATTATGAGAAGGAGGATGTGA
- a CDS encoding FecCD family ABC transporter permease: MPKFSGSVRALIIVKGAALLAVMVISTAIGTTNIPAFLTAKIIYANMLEWIEGGCAFISGSSGPLDLLNSIAPDHTWTDGQEKIILGIRLPRVVLAALVGAALATAGCNMQGLLKNPLADPYIIGMSSGAALGAAIGFTLLLPIQLISFLVATATIFVVYNISKVGGKVPVDTLLLAGIAVGFFLSALTSFFLFFSESLHQIIYWMMGGFWNANWDKVRITLIIVFAGILLSYRHCWNLNVMLLGEEQAQSLGVNIESVKKQILVISALITAAAVSVSGIIGFVGLIIPHIMRNIVGPDHRGLLPSSTLAGAIFLVISDTFARTFPTKVQGLLESNDTMLFQLILERIGSLQGVDLPVGIVTALFGAPFFVYLLRKRRKNLYA, from the coding sequence ATGCCAAAGTTCAGTGGTTCCGTAAGAGCACTTATCATTGTGAAGGGGGCAGCCCTTTTGGCCGTAATGGTCATCAGTACGGCTATTGGAACAACCAACATTCCGGCATTCCTGACAGCAAAGATAATCTACGCAAATATGCTTGAATGGATCGAAGGAGGATGTGCCTTCATAAGCGGTTCATCCGGCCCCCTTGATCTGTTAAACAGTATCGCACCTGATCACACATGGACCGATGGTCAGGAAAAGATCATTCTCGGGATAAGATTGCCCCGGGTAGTTCTTGCTGCACTTGTCGGGGCAGCCCTTGCAACTGCCGGGTGCAACATGCAGGGCCTTCTAAAGAACCCTCTGGCAGACCCATACATAATCGGGATGTCATCCGGGGCAGCCCTTGGTGCTGCCATCGGTTTTACATTGCTGTTACCAATACAGCTTATCTCATTTTTAGTTGCCACTGCTACGATCTTTGTTGTGTATAACATATCAAAGGTAGGCGGGAAGGTCCCTGTAGACACACTTCTTCTTGCAGGGATAGCTGTTGGCTTCTTCCTGTCGGCACTAACATCGTTCTTCCTTTTCTTCTCAGAATCACTCCATCAGATCATCTACTGGATGATGGGAGGATTCTGGAACGCAAACTGGGATAAGGTAAGGATCACATTGATCATCGTTTTTGCAGGGATATTATTGTCATACAGGCATTGCTGGAACCTTAACGTCATGTTGCTGGGAGAAGAGCAGGCACAATCCCTTGGAGTCAATATTGAAAGCGTTAAAAAACAAATACTGGTGATCTCTGCATTGATAACTGCTGCAGCGGTCTCAGTTAGTGGTATCATTGGTTTCGTGGGACTCATTATCCCCCACATAATGCGTAACATTGTCGGACCGGACCACAGGGGACTCCTTCCCTCCTCAACGTTGGCAGGGGCTATTTTTTTGGTCATATCCGACACATTCGCAAGGACATTTCCCACCAAAGTTCAGGGTCTGCTGGAATCTAACGATACGATGTTGTTCCAGTTGATACTGGAAAGGATCGGTTCACTGCAGGGGGTGGATCTTCCTGTGGGTATCGTTACTGCCCTTTTCGGAGCCCCTTTCTTTGTTTATCTCCTGAGAAAAAGGAGGAAGAACCTCTATGCTTGA
- a CDS encoding PGF-pre-PGF domain-containing protein, with translation MDKSNKRKIRILSSILIFILILPSMACAASNWYQFQMDEVNSGVTGDQSPISAPWDEDYMSWEKQLPSGIDCTPIVVDELVYVATADNTVFAIDKETGETEWESTSSGSGFLVSNLAYGNGMIFVPTMNGYIYAFDADDGDEEWNVKVSDKQLNTPVKYYNKKIYFGDCSVSGAGSTSSDGTYYCYDDDGNLIWSRPSTTNTGYYWAGAAIKEDYLIYGDDGSNLVSVNKNTGDTIDEIDISSVFGFDVNEIRSSILYNDNRVYFTSKSGHCYAIGFDTNTGMFDTSDKESTSIGYTTSTPAIYKGRIYVGNINGLACLKASDLSKVWDYSANGEVKSSPSISDHYDAGDGEIYIYFTTNAEKGKVYCVKDYADNTNPEKQWSYGDSDKTAWSLAGVAISDGWVYYGTDSNYLFGMTNKEKTAEGTDGSSSGGTGASAGSTGEAPENIVLENTMQKIVTAGNRVNYEFNDPENCITTISFDPKINAGYKTAIVEMLKSTSSYATPAQGEVYQNMNIWVGKAGFATAENIENVNVEFKVDKSWVNENNIDRSSIALNRYHDDKWNSLNTVEIAGKEDQDHFYFSAETPGFSPFAIIGEKVQVAENAVENEVSTEEIQEEANTADDTAADEEADRSKDSPGFGAIFMVVGLLLSVFCIRKNGQ, from the coding sequence ATGGATAAAAGTAATAAAAGAAAGATCAGAATTCTTTCAAGCATACTGATTTTCATACTGATTCTTCCATCGATGGCATGTGCAGCATCCAACTGGTACCAGTTCCAGATGGACGAGGTCAATTCAGGAGTTACAGGAGACCAATCACCTATCTCTGCCCCATGGGATGAAGACTATATGTCATGGGAAAAACAGTTACCTTCAGGCATAGATTGCACACCAATTGTTGTGGATGAACTTGTGTATGTAGCTACTGCAGATAACACGGTATTCGCAATCGATAAAGAAACCGGCGAAACTGAATGGGAAAGCACATCCAGTGGCAGCGGTTTTCTGGTTTCAAACCTGGCATATGGAAATGGCATGATATTTGTACCTACAATGAATGGATACATCTACGCATTCGATGCTGACGATGGTGATGAAGAATGGAACGTAAAGGTTTCAGATAAGCAATTAAATACACCTGTTAAGTACTACAACAAGAAAATTTATTTTGGAGACTGTTCTGTAAGTGGTGCTGGTTCAACTTCAAGTGATGGAACTTACTATTGCTATGATGACGATGGAAATCTTATATGGAGCCGTCCATCTACCACCAATACCGGATATTACTGGGCAGGCGCTGCAATAAAAGAAGATTATCTGATTTATGGAGATGACGGCTCGAATCTGGTCTCCGTTAACAAAAATACAGGAGATACTATCGATGAGATCGACATTTCCTCAGTATTTGGATTTGATGTGAATGAGATAAGATCATCTATCCTCTATAATGACAACAGAGTATATTTTACTTCTAAAAGTGGACATTGCTACGCAATTGGATTTGATACGAATACCGGTATGTTTGACACATCTGACAAAGAAAGTACAAGCATAGGTTATACCACATCAACTCCTGCTATATATAAAGGAAGAATATACGTAGGAAATATCAATGGTTTAGCCTGTCTGAAAGCATCTGATCTTTCAAAGGTCTGGGACTATTCAGCAAACGGTGAAGTGAAATCATCTCCATCCATATCAGACCATTATGATGCAGGAGACGGTGAGATATATATATATTTCACTACGAATGCTGAAAAAGGTAAGGTCTACTGCGTAAAGGACTATGCAGACAATACCAATCCTGAGAAACAGTGGTCTTATGGAGATTCAGATAAAACGGCTTGGTCCCTTGCAGGTGTCGCGATATCCGACGGTTGGGTGTACTACGGAACCGATTCAAATTACCTTTTCGGAATGACAAATAAGGAGAAAACCGCTGAAGGTACGGATGGATCCTCATCCGGAGGAACCGGAGCTTCCGCCGGATCCACCGGAGAAGCACCTGAAAACATCGTGCTGGAAAATACTATGCAGAAGATCGTGACCGCTGGTAACAGGGTCAATTATGAGTTCAATGACCCGGAGAACTGCATCACTACAATATCATTTGATCCTAAGATAAATGCAGGATATAAGACTGCCATTGTCGAGATGCTTAAGTCTACATCTTCTTATGCAACCCCTGCCCAGGGTGAAGTTTACCAGAACATGAACATATGGGTCGGAAAGGCCGGTTTTGCAACAGCTGAGAACATAGAGAATGTGAATGTTGAGTTCAAGGTAGACAAATCCTGGGTCAATGAGAACAACATTGACAGGTCTTCCATCGCTCTGAACAGGTACCACGATGACAAATGGAATTCCCTGAACACAGTGGAGATCGCAGGAAAGGAAGATCAGGATCACTTCTACTTCAGTGCAGAAACCCCTGGATTCTCACCATTTGCAATTATCGGTGAAAAGGTCCAGGTTGCAGAGAACGCAGTTGAAAATGAAGTTAGCACGGAAGAGATACAGGAAGAAGCAAATACTGCAGATGATACAGCAGCTGATGAAGAAGCAGACAGATCCAAAGACAGTCCCGGATTTGGAGCTATCTTCATGGTTGTCGGATTGTTGCTATCGGTATTTTGCATAAGGAAAAATGGTCAATGA
- a CDS encoding glycosyltransferase family 4 protein yields MGENLKIGMFSWESLHSIKVGGIAPHVSELAEALAEKGNSVHIFTRNSGLEPHEMVNGVHYHRVDHSLDGGIVQQMDSMCDSMYSRFLEVTKEYGEFDILHVHDWHPVNVVSRIKHEFGTPFLMTYHSTEWGRNGNVHGDWWEAKEISHREWKAGYESIKVISTSQQLTDEIKFLYQIPDEKISIIPNGIFHGKMKKDVDPGEVKKRFGIHPLAPVVLFIGRMSYQKGPDLLAKAIPKVLHHRWDTQFVFIGEGEMRPHCEYLVNEENVSDRCHFLGYADDETARDWINACDILCIPSRNEPFGIVVLEGWDAERNIVATDAVQIIDNFVDGIMVYKNPDSIAWGLNYMLDDLSNDSLRETGKELIETKFNWHTIAEQTIEAYVPEQKSDWIHEETLGKAKTFWWKIDSELNISIVREFSSPNGKLRVDKLIMKDELGKLNEYMADENWKDLSNNVEKLRNGTEKEGIGKFLYRDLNWNPKESQLSSHIGAIFHRAGVWEYNGKKRGIKFRKADDNWHSLMKNYYGECIKEPAHPEQCSGVGLN; encoded by the coding sequence ATGGGGGAAAATTTAAAGATCGGGATGTTCTCCTGGGAGAGCTTACACTCGATAAAGGTAGGGGGCATAGCTCCGCATGTCTCCGAGCTTGCTGAAGCGCTTGCTGAAAAAGGAAATTCGGTACACATATTTACCCGGAATTCAGGACTGGAACCACACGAGATGGTCAATGGTGTTCACTACCATCGAGTAGACCATTCCCTTGATGGTGGCATCGTCCAGCAAATGGATAGTATGTGCGATTCAATGTACTCAAGGTTCCTTGAAGTTACAAAGGAATATGGCGAATTTGACATATTGCATGTTCATGACTGGCACCCTGTCAATGTGGTCTCAAGGATAAAACACGAGTTTGGAACTCCTTTTTTGATGACATATCACAGTACCGAATGGGGACGAAATGGTAACGTACACGGAGACTGGTGGGAGGCAAAGGAGATATCCCACAGGGAATGGAAGGCCGGCTATGAATCCATAAAGGTCATATCTACTTCACAGCAGCTCACAGATGAGATCAAGTTCCTGTACCAGATACCCGATGAGAAGATCTCCATCATCCCAAACGGTATCTTCCATGGAAAAATGAAGAAGGATGTTGATCCGGGTGAAGTGAAAAAGAGATTTGGGATACACCCTCTGGCACCTGTTGTGCTGTTCATAGGACGTATGAGCTACCAGAAAGGTCCCGACCTGCTTGCCAAAGCCATCCCTAAAGTACTGCACCATCGCTGGGACACTCAGTTCGTTTTCATAGGAGAGGGTGAAATGCGCCCTCACTGCGAATATCTCGTAAATGAAGAAAATGTATCCGATCGCTGCCATTTCCTTGGATACGCAGACGATGAGACTGCAAGGGACTGGATAAACGCATGCGATATCCTCTGTATCCCGAGCAGGAACGAGCCTTTTGGCATAGTGGTCCTTGAGGGATGGGATGCTGAAAGGAACATCGTTGCAACAGATGCGGTCCAGATCATCGATAATTTCGTTGATGGCATAATGGTATACAAGAACCCGGATTCCATTGCATGGGGCTTAAATTACATGCTTGATGACCTTTCCAATGACAGCCTGAGAGAAACTGGAAAAGAGCTCATCGAAACAAAGTTCAACTGGCACACCATCGCAGAACAAACGATCGAAGCATATGTTCCGGAACAAAAAAGTGACTGGATACATGAAGAAACACTTGGAAAAGCAAAGACATTCTGGTGGAAAATTGACAGTGAACTCAACATTTCCATAGTCAGGGAATTCAGTTCTCCAAATGGTAAACTCAGGGTCGACAAACTGATAATGAAGGATGAGCTGGGTAAACTGAATGAGTATATGGCAGATGAGAATTGGAAAGACCTGTCAAATAACGTGGAAAAATTAAGAAACGGTACTGAAAAAGAAGGAATTGGGAAATTCCTTTATCGTGATCTTAACTGGAATCCCAAGGAATCACAGTTATCAAGCCACATTGGTGCAATATTCCATCGGGCTGGAGTATGGGAATACAATGGGAAAAAGAGAGGGATCAAATTCCGAAAAGCGGATGACAATTGGCACTCTTTGATGAAAAATTATTATGGAGAATGCATCAAAGAACCAGCTCATCCTGAGCAATGCAGTGGCGTTGGTCTTAACTGA
- a CDS encoding PQQ-binding-like beta-propeller repeat protein: MATVATASNWEQFQSDWKNTALQPGPALKAEPEMLWYQHTSAQGTNGINVPPVIAGDLVYTYTTNGSVWAFNKHNGELVWRNKTPGGKALQSSTPAYGDGKLFVASNSGDIFAFDAASGEELWSEHVTESNFECPITYFDHRIYIGEGLKGGPGTKYYYCFDDSGQLMWKYPNENSAGFIWNGASVIGEHIVYSTHEGKLLSLNRETGTPADEIDLSSEEIAFPKEDPGMFRSSVTYQDAYIYTTSERGQEQGYVWKIGFKEGKFLDGGWCTQNGFSTSTPVVHDGKIYVGQGEHGYTGHLTCMDESNGDILWSYFVDAGVKSSPVLAVENDNEYIYFTGAESDGSLYCLEEDGTLAWEYNPPEDDGYILQGAAISDGKIYFGTDAGYLYCIQETIPPGWEHFHKDTRNTGYSPSDAPDTNNILWASEDIGAVKGSSPVIADNKIYVNCGKYVRSLDQYTGEFLANHSNGSTKYNSIASPAYNDGNVWCGLPESVNSGTTVADGKRFEGEWDGNYYCFDETTGELVWNFSAEGNAQATPAYDNGRVYFTSWVYGQADGGNVYCVDANTGELVWNQSKILYNCCSSPTIYGDILYLTTYNFYGEGEIYALDRDNGSILWKKDIHSTDSTPAVAYGNVYVTGGCYGYSDLQTYCFDATTGELKWETDPEDGIGGWLCSAAVADEKVFVGTAFDTEEDYAGLNGTCALDAFTGELIWNSPYGGSSPAIVDGMLFTVAEGKVYAFGEKATGDEKSNVKTPGFGSVVSSIAFLASTIFIASKKRN; encoded by the coding sequence ATGGCCACAGTTGCAACAGCATCCAACTGGGAACAATTCCAGTCAGACTGGAAGAATACAGCATTGCAACCAGGACCTGCGTTGAAAGCTGAACCTGAAATGCTCTGGTATCAACACACCTCTGCACAGGGAACCAATGGTATCAATGTCCCACCAGTGATCGCAGGCGACCTTGTGTACACCTACACAACGAATGGTTCGGTCTGGGCATTTAACAAGCATAACGGTGAACTTGTCTGGAGAAATAAAACACCGGGAGGAAAGGCTCTCCAGTCATCTACACCTGCATATGGTGACGGAAAGCTCTTTGTTGCCAGCAACAGCGGTGACATCTTTGCATTCGATGCTGCAAGCGGGGAAGAACTGTGGAGTGAACATGTTACAGAAAGCAATTTTGAATGTCCCATAACATACTTCGATCACAGGATATACATCGGAGAGGGATTGAAAGGTGGACCGGGTACTAAATACTACTACTGCTTCGATGACAGCGGACAGCTAATGTGGAAATATCCTAATGAAAACTCAGCAGGGTTCATCTGGAATGGTGCTTCCGTCATAGGAGAACATATAGTATATTCCACACACGAAGGAAAACTTTTGAGCCTCAACAGGGAAACAGGAACCCCTGCAGATGAGATCGACCTCAGTTCCGAAGAGATAGCATTCCCAAAGGAAGATCCGGGAATGTTCCGCTCATCCGTCACATATCAGGACGCTTACATATATACTACCTCAGAGAGGGGACAGGAACAGGGATATGTGTGGAAGATCGGCTTTAAGGAAGGGAAATTCCTCGACGGCGGATGGTGCACACAAAACGGGTTCAGCACATCAACTCCTGTGGTCCATGATGGAAAAATCTACGTTGGACAGGGAGAGCATGGGTACACGGGACACCTCACATGCATGGACGAATCGAATGGAGACATACTCTGGTCCTATTTCGTAGATGCAGGAGTTAAGTCATCACCGGTCCTTGCCGTTGAGAATGACAACGAGTACATTTACTTCACAGGTGCAGAAAGTGATGGATCCCTTTATTGCCTTGAAGAGGACGGGACCCTCGCATGGGAATATAATCCCCCTGAAGATGACGGATACATCCTGCAGGGTGCAGCTATCTCCGATGGGAAGATCTACTTCGGTACAGATGCTGGATACCTCTACTGCATTCAGGAAACGATCCCCCCGGGATGGGAGCATTTCCACAAGGACACCAGGAATACCGGATATTCTCCATCAGATGCTCCGGACACGAACAATATCCTGTGGGCAAGTGAGGATATCGGAGCCGTTAAAGGATCATCTCCGGTGATCGCCGACAATAAGATCTACGTGAATTGTGGAAAGTATGTGAGATCACTGGACCAGTATACAGGTGAGTTCCTGGCAAACCACAGCAACGGAAGTACAAAATATAACTCCATAGCATCTCCTGCATACAACGATGGAAATGTGTGGTGTGGGCTACCAGAGTCGGTCAATAGCGGTACAACAGTGGCAGACGGAAAGAGATTCGAAGGAGAGTGGGATGGTAATTATTACTGTTTCGATGAAACTACTGGAGAACTTGTATGGAACTTCAGTGCAGAAGGAAATGCACAGGCAACTCCGGCATACGATAATGGAAGGGTTTACTTTACGTCCTGGGTATATGGCCAGGCCGATGGTGGTAACGTCTACTGTGTTGATGCAAATACCGGAGAACTGGTATGGAACCAGAGCAAGATACTTTACAACTGCTGTAGTTCACCAACCATCTATGGCGACATTCTTTACCTGACCACCTACAATTTCTATGGTGAAGGTGAGATCTATGCCCTGGACCGGGATAATGGTTCAATTTTATGGAAAAAGGACATACACTCAACGGATTCCACACCTGCTGTTGCCTACGGTAACGTCTATGTAACCGGCGGTTGCTACGGATACAGTGACCTGCAAACGTACTGTTTTGATGCAACGACCGGGGAACTGAAGTGGGAAACAGATCCGGAAGATGGCATTGGTGGCTGGCTTTGCTCTGCTGCAGTTGCAGATGAGAAGGTCTTTGTTGGAACTGCCTTTGATACCGAAGAGGATTATGCCGGACTGAACGGAACATGTGCTCTGGATGCATTCACTGGAGAACTTATCTGGAACTCACCGTACGGCGGATCATCGCCTGCCATTGTAGATGGAATGTTGTTCACCGTTGCGGAAGGAAAGGTCTATGCTTTTGGCGAAAAGGCAACTGGAGATGAAAAGTCAAATGTGAAAACACCTGGATTTGGGTCGGTGGTTTCATCTATTGCGTTTTTGGCCTCGACAATTTTTATTGCAAGCAAAAAAAGAAATTGA
- a CDS encoding heme ABC transporter ATP-binding protein has protein sequence MLEVRDIVVNYGDRQILNEVALHAEPGQFVGIIGPNGSGKTTLVKTINRIIRPNSGTITIDGRDIENMDSIEIAKNIAMVSQVISINFEFTVEDVVLMGRTPYIKGGETHEDIEIVHNAMKKTKILHLKDRFVTQLSGGELQKVIIARALAQGPKILLLDEPTSHLDITNQIDILNLVKDASRKGMLVIAVVHDLNLAAYYCDRICLIRDGDIISTGSPEEVLTPANIKETYNIDVEIINNSITNSLYVIPRLEPLDDKTNGPREIQ, from the coding sequence ATGCTTGAAGTCAGGGATATTGTTGTAAATTATGGGGATCGACAGATACTCAACGAGGTAGCCCTCCATGCAGAACCGGGACAATTCGTAGGTATCATCGGACCAAACGGTTCAGGGAAGACAACACTCGTAAAAACGATCAACAGGATCATAAGACCTAATTCCGGCACCATAACCATAGATGGCCGGGACATAGAGAACATGGACAGCATCGAGATAGCTAAAAATATAGCCATGGTGTCCCAGGTAATATCCATTAATTTTGAGTTCACAGTGGAAGATGTTGTACTGATGGGGCGCACACCTTACATCAAAGGTGGAGAGACCCATGAGGATATAGAGATAGTGCATAATGCAATGAAAAAAACAAAGATCCTTCATCTAAAAGATAGGTTCGTTACACAACTAAGTGGCGGAGAACTACAAAAGGTCATCATTGCACGCGCACTTGCACAAGGTCCAAAGATACTTCTTCTGGATGAACCAACCTCACATCTGGACATCACCAACCAGATAGATATATTGAACCTGGTAAAGGATGCGTCCAGAAAAGGAATGCTTGTCATAGCGGTCGTCCATGACCTGAACCTGGCTGCTTATTACTGTGACAGGATCTGCCTCATCCGGGACGGGGACATCATTTCCACCGGAAGTCCTGAAGAGGTTCTGACACCTGCAAACATAAAAGAGACTTATAACATCGATGTAGAGATCATCAACAACAGCATCACAAATTCCCTTTATGTGATACCCCGTCTGGAACCACTTGATGACAAAACCAACGGTCCCCGGGAAATACAATGA
- a CDS encoding cobalamin-binding protein, with protein sequence MLKKISAILIIFVLLFMPGVQAADNNSVEYPITITDSAGSVITIEKEPQRIVSLMPSITEILFAVGAGDKVVGGTEDDYFPPEASDLTKVGRYTTINYETVAQLEPDLVLLDEANGEDTIKRLEELNVQTIVVNPKTIDEIMQSILLVGTVTNNKENAQSVVDDMQQVIDTVKESSQDIPDEERPGVLYIVWDDPMYAAGTDTYPDDLIEMAGGKNIIEASDWPVINLETVVNADPQIIICSGMGGLSYQIANNTRNNEAFETVDAIKNDRVYPIKDPNIIELSGPRIVQGLEELHVYMGADWEQKDFTSLEYPEQTNAGPEEESNGQENENSTAQTPGFGALFAISIMILGYLGQKRH encoded by the coding sequence GTGCTAAAAAAGATCTCCGCTATTTTGATCATATTTGTCCTGTTATTTATGCCAGGCGTCCAGGCAGCCGATAACAACAGCGTGGAATACCCAATAACTATAACTGATTCAGCAGGATCTGTAATCACCATAGAAAAGGAACCACAGCGCATCGTATCGCTTATGCCAAGCATTACTGAGATATTGTTTGCTGTCGGTGCCGGGGATAAGGTCGTCGGAGGTACAGAGGATGATTACTTCCCTCCTGAAGCAAGCGATCTGACCAAAGTTGGAAGATATACCACCATCAATTATGAAACGGTCGCACAACTGGAACCGGACCTTGTCCTGCTGGATGAAGCCAACGGTGAAGACACGATCAAACGCCTTGAAGAACTTAATGTACAGACCATCGTCGTCAATCCGAAGACGATCGATGAGATCATGCAGAGCATACTCCTTGTGGGAACGGTCACGAACAACAAAGAAAATGCACAATCCGTAGTTGACGATATGCAACAGGTCATCGACACTGTCAAAGAAAGTAGCCAGGACATACCTGATGAAGAAAGACCTGGAGTCCTTTACATTGTGTGGGATGATCCCATGTATGCAGCAGGAACAGACACATATCCGGATGACCTGATAGAGATGGCGGGGGGTAAAAATATCATCGAAGCAAGTGACTGGCCGGTCATTAACCTTGAAACGGTTGTCAATGCTGATCCACAGATAATTATCTGTTCCGGAATGGGAGGACTATCCTACCAGATCGCAAACAACACGAGGAACAATGAAGCATTTGAAACGGTTGATGCAATCAAAAACGACAGAGTATACCCGATAAAGGATCCCAACATCATAGAACTGTCCGGACCAAGGATCGTTCAGGGACTGGAAGAACTACATGTATACATGGGAGCAGACTGGGAACAAAAGGATTTCACAAGCCTTGAATATCCAGAACAGACAAATGCAGGTCCCGAAGAAGAGAGTAACGGCCAGGAGAATGAGAACTCAACTGCACAGACCCCCGGTTTTGGAGCACTCTTTGCCATCAGCATAATGATACTTGGATATCTAGGACAGAAACGTCATTGA